From Pseudomonas fluorescens:
ACGGGTGCTGTATACCGGGCTGGATACCAACCACAAGCTGATGTACGACGGCTCCAGTGAGCTGCCAAACCGACTTTGGACGCGTGCCCCGGAGACTTTTGGCGACGCTATGGTTCATTGGCCTGCGGGTACCACCGTCCGAGGCCTGACCACCCAGGTCATCGCTCAGCCTTTGAAGCAGGAAGTGCGGCAGATCCTGCGGCGGCCGGATGGCAAATTCGACGTGTGGGTGTTTGATCATCATCTGGCAGGCGAGCGCCAATACACCTTTCCTGCCGTGGTCTACACCCCTCAAAAGCGGATCCTCGATAAATTCCGTTATATGGACGGCGCTGCCCGCTTCAATCAGATGAATGACCTGTTATCCCCCAAGGAATGGGAAGCGGTGATGTACACCCATTACATGCAGTCGGCAAAAATCTTCGCGCAAACCAAACGACCGTTCTGGACCGACGTGGGCGTGGATTTGCAGCACAAGATGAGCGTGACGTTGTCGGACCGAATCACCCGTGGCACCTACCTGCTGGACTATGGCCGCAGCGAAGGGCCTCACAGAGGCAGTGGCATGTTTTTGTCTTACACCTGGAATGACGACAGCCTCAAATTCCTGGGTGATCGCAGTGCGCCGCTGCCGTCTCATGTGCAGTTATGCACAAGCTTGCTGGATAGCGTGTACGCCCCTCATCAGTTGAACCTGGCGGCTGAGTTCGGCATGACCAATCCCTTTGTCGAGATCAACTGGGAAGAGCAGCCGTTTTTCCTGTGCGCGTTCAAAATGAACCTGCCGGGACAATACGAGTACCAGCGCTTGCTGTTTTCCCAGTTCATGAACGGTGTGTCGAGTGGGCAACCCGATGGGTTCATTCTCGCCGGGGACGATGTTTCCTGGACGGGGGGCTGGGCGGAAGGGGCGGTAACGACGGCCTTGAACGCCGTAAATAAACTGGCGGTGCACTTCAACGGTGGGACCTTGCTCACCAACCGCGGCCCCATTGATGAATGGCAAGCGCTTCAGCCCAAAGCCTTGTGAGCATAGGTGTGTGAGTGAGGTGCGGGAGCGATAGGCGCGCAAGTGGCTCCAGTTGCGCGTCGCAGGTCATGAGGCTGCGACGCGGGCTTGCGCGGCCGTCGTTTCAGGCACCCATGACTTCGCGAATATCCGCCGCCAGTTCGCGCACGCGTTCTTCTTCGGTATCCCATGCACACATGAATCGCGCGCCGCCTTTGCCGATAAAGGTGTAGAAGCGCCAGCCCTTGGCCGTCAACGCTGCAATCGCCGGTTCCGACAGTTGCAGGAACACGCCGTTGGCCTGCACCGGGAACATCAACTCCACGCCGGGAATATCCGCCACCAGGCTGCTGAGCAACTGCGCGCAGTGGTTGGCGTGGCGTGCGTGTTTGAGCCAGGCGTCGTTTTCCAGCAGGCCCACCCAGGGGGCGGAGAGGAAGCGCATCTTCGAGGCCAGTTGGCCGGCCTGTTTGCAGCGGTAGTCGAAGTCTTCGGCCAGCTTGTGGTTGAAGAACAGGATGGCTTCACCCACGGCCATGCCGTTCTTGGTGCCGCCGAAGCACAACACGTCCACCCCGGCTTTCCAGGTCAGGTCGGCGGGTGAGCAGCCGAGAAACGCGCAGGCGTTGGAAAAGCGCGCGCCGTCCATGTGCAGGTTCAGGCCGAGTTCCTTGCAGGTGGCGCTGATGGCGCGGATTTCTTCCGGGGTGTAGACGCTGCCGACTTCCGTCGCCTGGGTCAGGGTCACTACGCGCGGTTTGGGGTAATGGATGTCCTGGCGCTTGAGGGCGATCTCGCGGATCGATTCCGGGGTCAGCTTGCCGTTTTCAGTGCGGGCAGTGAGCAGTTTCGAGCCGTTGGAGAAAAACTCCGGTGCGCCGCACTCGTCGGTTTCGACGTGGGCGGTTTCCGAGCAAATCACGCTATGGTAGCTCTGGCACAGCGAAGACAGCGCCAGGGAGTTGGCGGCGGTGCCGTTGAAGGCGAAGAACACTTCGCAGTCGGTTTCGAACAGGTTACGGAAACCGTCGGCGGCGCGGTGGGTCCATTCATCGTCGCCATAGGCGCGCTGGTGGCCGTGGTTGGCTTGTTCCATGGCGGCCCAGGCTTCCGGGCAGATGCCGGAATAGTTGTCGCTGGCGAATTGCTGGCTCTTGTCGGTCATGGCCCATTCCTGTGGTCGATGTTGGTGCGCACTTTAACCAAGATTGTCGGGCGTGCGCACGCACTGTAAATGCAAAGTCACTGGGGAATTATGCACGGTACTGAAACGATGGCTGTCGGACGTGTCCGTGATGGCGCTTTGGATTTGCTCAAGTGGCTGGCGCTGCTGTGCATGGTGCTCGATCACCTGCGCTACGTCGGCCTGAGCCTGGATGGCCTGTATGTACCAGGGCGCCTGGCGTTCCCGTGGTTTTGCCTGGCGATTGCGGCGAATCTGCATCGGGTCAGGAACGCACCCGTGACCGGCCAGTGGCGCTACCTGGGTTGGTTGTTGCTGTTCAGTGTGATCAGCGAAGTGCCGTACCGGATGTTTATCGACGATGCCGATACGTTGAATGTGCTGCCGACCCTGGCCTTGGGGTTGCTGGTTGCCCGAGGATGGCAGCAGAAGGCGCTGGTTGATCGAGGATTGGCGCTGATCGCTGTCACGATAGCCGCGGTATTTTCGACGCAGTTAATGTTCGGTTTCTTTGGTGTATTGCTGCCACTGGCGATGCTGCTGGTGTTTCGCAGGCCTTGGTATTTCAGTCTGTTGCCGGGCCTGGTGTGCGTGGCCGCCAACCAATGGCAGATCCTGCTCGATAGCGGCACGCCGGTGGCGCTGATGGGGTTGGCGGCGTGCCTGATTGCGCCGTTGGCGGGATTGGTCCTGTTGCGACATGCCCGCAGCGCCTCGCCGCCAGCCATGCGCCGCTGGGCCTATTCCCTCTATCCCCTGCATTTCCTGCTGCTGCTACTCGTCCGCAAGATCATCGCCTGACCTCCTGTAGGAGCGAGCTTGCTCGCGAAAAACGTCAACGATTATGCGGATTGCCTGAATGAATACCGCGCCCTCAGGTTTTTCGCGAGCAAGCTCGCTCCTACAGGGGCCAGGGTCATTTGCAGGCAATGTCGTAAACGCACCTTTGCGTGGCGTCCGTAGGCATTTGACCTGCCTGCGCCAGCCCTACCATCGCATCAAAGGGCTATGCCACCGTGCACGGGCCTCAACAATACGAAAGGCTGGGAGAGACGCGATGTTCAGCAAGAAAGACCAGATCCAGGGTTATGACGATGCACTGCTGGCGGCGATGAATGCCGAGGAGCAACGTCAGGAAGATCATATCGAGCTGATCGCGTCGGAGAACTACACCAGCAAGCGCGTCATGGAAGCCCAGGGCAGCGGCCTCACCAACAAATACGCCGAAGGCTACCCAGGCAAGCGCTACTACGGTGGTTGCGAGCACGTGGACAAGGTCGAGGCCCTGGCCATCGAGCGCGCCAAGCAGCTGTTCGGCGCCGATTACGCCAACGTACAGCCGCACTCCGGCTCCTCCGCCAACAGTGCGGTTTACCTGGCGCTGCTGAACGCCGGCGACACCATCCTCGGCATGAGCCTGGCCCACGGCGGCCACCTGACCCACGGCGCCAAAGTGTCGTCCTCGGGCAAGCTGTACAACGCCGTGCAGTACGGCATCAACACCGACACCGGCCTGATCGACTACGACGAAGTCGAGCGCCTGGCCGTAGAACACAAACCGAAGATGGTAGTGGCCGGTTTCTCCGCCTACTCCAAGACCCTGGATTTCCCACGTTTTCGCGCGATCGCCGACAAGGTCGGGGCGCTGCTGTTCGTCGACATGGCCCACGTTGCTGGCCTGGTCGCCGCTGGCCTGTACCCGAACCCGCTGCCGTACGCCGATGTGGTCACCACCACCACCCACAAGACCCTGCGCGGTCCCCGTGGCGGTTTGATCCTGGCCAAGGCCAACGAAGAAATCGAGAAGAAACTCAACGCTGCCGTATTCCCCGGCGCCCAGGGCGGCCCGCTGATGCATGTGATCGCCGGCAAGGCGGTGTGCTTCAAGGAAGCCCAGGAGCCAGGCTTCAAGGCCTACCAGCAACAAGTGATCGACAATGCCCAGGCCATGGCCAGCGTGTTTATCAAACGCGGCTACGATGTAGTGTCCGGCGGCACCGATAACCACCTGTTCCTGGTCAGCCTGATCCGTCAGGGCCTCACCGGCAAAGAGGCGGACGCCGCCCTTGGTCGCGCCCACATCACCGTCAACAAGAACGCCGTACCGAACGACCCGCAGTCGCCGTTCGTGACCTCGGGCCTGCGCATCGGCACCCCGGCGGTGACCACGCGCGGTTTCAAAGTGCCGCAGTGCATCGAGCTGGCCGGCTGGATCTGCGACATCCTCGACAACCTCGGCGATGCCGACGTCGAGGCCAACGTGGCCAAGCACGTGTCTGCCCTGTGCGCTGATTTCCCGGTTTATCGCTGAGCGCGGTTTTGGAGTAATGACTATGCAACGCTACTCGGGCTTCGGCCTCTTCAAGCACTCACTCAGCCATCACGAAAACTGGCAGAAGATGTGGCGCACGCCGACCCCTAAAAAGGTCTACGACGTGGTCATCGTCGGCGGCGGCGGGCATGGTCTGGCAACCGCCTACTACCTGGCCAAAGAGCACGGCATCACCAACGTGGCCGTGGTCGAGAAAGGCTGGCTGGGCGGCGGTAACACCGCGCGCAACACCACCATCGTGCGCTCCAACTACCTGTGGGACGAGTCGGCGCACCTGTACGAACACGCGATGAAACTGTGGGAAGGCCTGTCCCAAGACCTGAACTACAACGTGATGTTCTCCCAGCGTGGCGTCTACAACCTGTGCCACACCCTGCAGGACATCCGTGATTCCGAACGTCGCGTCAGCGCCAACCGCCTTAACGGCGTGGATGGCGAGTTGCTGAATGCCAAGCAAGTGGCCGACGAGATTCCGTACCTGGATTGCTCGAAAAACACGCGCTACCCGGTACTCGGCGCCACCGTGCAACGTCGCGGCGGCGTGGCCCGTCACGATGCCGTGGCCTGGGGCTTTGCCCGTGCGGCCGACGCCCTCGGCGTGGACTTGATCCAGCAGACCGAAGTGATCGGCTTCCGCAAGGAAAACGGCGTGTGCATCGGCGTGGAAACCAACAAGGGTTTTATCGGCGCCAAGCGCGTCGGTGTGGTCACCGCGGGTAACTCCGGGCACATGGCGTCCCTCGCCGGCTTCCGTTTGCCGATCGAATCCCACCCGCTGCAAGCGTTGGTGTCGGAGCCGATCAAGCCGATTATCGACAGCGTGATCATGTCCAACGCCGTGCACGGTTACATCAGCCAGTCCGACAAGGGCGACCTGGTGATCGGCGCCGGTATCGACGGTTACAACGGCTATGGCCAGCGCGGCTCGTACCCGGTGATCGAACACACCATCCAGGCCATCGTCGAGATGTTCCCCGTGCTGTCGCGGGTGCGCATGAACCGCCAGTGGGGCGGTATCGTCGACACCACCCCGGATGCCTGCCCGATCATCTCCAAGACCCCGGTGCCGAACATGTTCTTCAACTGCGGTTGGGGTACCGGTGGCTTCAAGGCCACCCCAGGCTCAGGCAACGTGTTTGCCGCCAGCCTGGCCAAAGGTGAGATGCACCCATTGGCTGCACCTTTCTCCATCGACCGTTTCCACAACGGTGCATTGATCGACGAACACGGCGCTGCGGCCGTCGCCCACTAACAGGAGAAATTCCCTATGTTGCATATCTTCTGTCCTCACTGTGGCGAACTGCGCTCCGAAGAGGAATTCCACGCGTCCGGCCAAGCGCACATCCCGCGCCCGCTGGACCCGAACGCCTGCACCGATGAAGAGTGGGGCGACTACATGTTCTTCCGCGATAACCCGCGTGGGTTGCACCACGAACTGTGGATTCACGCCGCCGGTTGCCGCCAGTATTTCAACGCGACCCGCGACACCGTGACCTACGAAATTCTTGAAACCTACAAGATTGGCAGCAAGCCGCAATTCACCGCCAAGGCTTCTGGAGAGAAGGTATGAGCCAGATCAATCGCCTGTCCAACGGTGGCCGGATCGACCGTAACAAAGTCCTGACCTTCAGCTTCAACGGCCAGAGCTACAAAGGCTTCGAAGGTGACACCCTGGCCGCTGCATTGCTGGCCAACGGCGTCGACATCATCGGCCGCAGCTTCAAGTATTCGCGCCCACGCGGCATCTTTGCCGCCGGCGCCGAAGAGCCGAACGCGGTGCTGCAGATCGGTGCCACCGAAGCCACCCAGATTCCCAACGTGCGTGCTACGCAACAGGCGCTGTACCAGGGGTTGGTTGCCACCAGCACCAACGGCTGGCCGAGCGTGAACAACGACATGATGGGCATTCTTGGCAAGGTCGGCGGCAAGCTGATGCCGCCGGGTTTCTACTACAAAACCTTCATGTACCCGCAATCGTTCTGGATGACCTACGAGAAGTACATCCGCAAGGCTGCCGGCCTTGGCCGCTCGCCGACCGAGAACGATCCGGACACCTACGACAACTTCAACCGTCATTGCGACGTGCTGGTGGTCGGCGCCGGCCCTGCTGGCCTGGCGGCTGCACTGGCCGCCGCGCGCAGCGGTGCCCGCGTGATCATCGCCGATGAGCAGGAAGAGTTCGGCGGTTCCTTGCTCGACTCCCGCGAAAGCCTCGACGGCAAGCCCGCCACGGAATGGGTCGCCAGCGTTATCGCCGAACTGAAAGCCCTGCCGGACGTGGTGCTGCTGCCCCGCGCCACCGTCAACGGTTACCACGACCATAACTTCCTGACCATTCACGAGCGCCTGACCGACCATCTCGGTGACCGTGCACCGATTGGCCAGGTGCGCCAGCGCATCCACCGTGTGCGTGCCAAGCGTGTGGTCCTGGCGACCGGTGCGTGTGAGCGTCCGCTGGTGTACGGCAACAACGATGTACCGGGCAATATGCTCGCCGGCGCGGTCTCCACCTACGTGCGCCGCTACGGCGTGGCACCGGGCAAGAAACTGGTGCTGTCGACCAACAACGATCACGCCTACCGCGTTGCCCTGGACTGGTTTGACGCTGGCCTGCAGGTGGTCGCCGTGGCCGATGCCCGTCACAACCCACGTGGCGCGCTGGTGGAAGAAGCGCGCGCCAAAGGCATTCGTATCCTCACTGGCAGCGCCGTGATCGAGGCCCGTGGCAGTAAGCACGTCACCGCCGCTCGCGTGGCTGCCATCGATGTGAAAGCCCACAAAGTCACCAGCCCCGGCGAGTGGCTGGACTGCGACCTGGTGGCCAGCTCCGGCGGCTACAGCCCGGTGGTCCACTTGGCCTCGCACCTGGGCGGCAAACCGACCTGGCGTGAAGACATCCTCGGTTTTGTACCGGGCGAAGCCCCGCAGAAACGCGTGTGCGTCGGTGGCATCAATGGCGTCTACGGCCTTGGCGATTCCCTGGCGGACGGTTTTGAAGGCGGCGTGCGCGCGGCCAGCGAAGCCGGCTTTACCCCGGTGGAAGGCACGTTGCCCAAAGCCTTGAGCCGTCTTGAAGAGCCGACCCTGGCGCTGTTCCAAGTGCCTCACGAGAAAGCTACCGCACGGGCGCCGAAGCAATTTGTCGACCTGCAAAACGACGTCACCGCCGCCGCCATCGAGCTTGCTACCCGCGAGGGTTTCGAGTCGGTCGAGCACGTCAAGCGCTACACCGCGCTGGGTTTCGGCACCGACCAGGGCAAGCTGGGTAACGTCAACGGCCTGGCGATTGCCGCGCGCTCGCTGAACGTGACCATCCCGCAGATGGGCACCACCATGTTCCGTCCCAACTACACGCCGGTGACCTTCGGCGCGGTAGCGGGCCGTCACTGTGGGCATATCTTCGAGCCGGTGCGCTACACCGCGCTGCACGCCTGGCACGTTAAAAACGGCGCCGAATTTGAAGATGTCGGCCAGTGGAAACGCCCATGGTACTTCCCACGCAATGGCGAAGACCTGCACGCCGCCGTGAAACGTGAATGCCTGGCCGTGCGCGACAGCGTCGGCCTGCTGGATGCCTCCACCCTCGGCAAAATCGACATCCAGGGCCCGGATGCGCGTGAGTTCCTCAACCGCATCTACAGCAACGCCTGGACCAAGCTCGACGTGGGCAAGGCGCGCTATGGCCTGATGTGCAAGGAAGACGGCATGGTCTTCGATGACGGCGTCACCGCCTGCCTTGCCGACAACCACTTCCTGATGACCACCACCACCGGCGGCGCGGCTCGCGTACTCCAGTGGCTGGAAATCTACCAGCAGACCGAATGGCCGGACCTGAAGGTGTACTTCACCTCGGTCACCGACCACTGGGCGACCATGACCCTGTCCGGTCCCAACAGCCGCAAGCTGTTGGCGGAAGTCACCGACATCGACCTGGACAAGGACGGCTTCCCGTTCATGACCTGGAAGGAAGGCTTGGTTGGCGGTGTGCCGGCGCGGGTGTTCCGTATCTCGTTTACCGGTGAGTTGTCGTACGAAGTCAACGTGCAGGCCGACTACGCCATGGGCGTGCTGGAGCAAATCGTCGAGGCGGGCAAAAAGTACAACCTGACCCCGTACGGCACCGAAACCATGCACGTACTGCGTGCCGAGAAAGGTTTCATCATCGTTGGCCAGGACACTGACGGCTCGATGACCCCGGACGACCTGAACATGGGCTGGTGCGTAGGCCGCACCAAACCGTTCTCGTGGATCGGCTGGCGCGGCATGAACCGTGAAGACTGCGTGCGCGAAGAGCGTAAGCAACTGGTGGGCTTGAAGCCGGTCGATCCAAAAGTGTGGCTGCCGGAAGGCGCGCAGTTGGTGTTCGATCCGAAGCAGGCGATTCCGATGAAGATGGTTGGCCACGTCACCTCCAGCTATGCGCATAACTCCCTGGGTTATTCGTTTGCGATGGCGGTGGTCAAGGGCGGCTTGAAGCGTATCGGTGAGCGGGTGTTCTCGCCGCAAGCGGATGGCAGTGTGATCGAGGCGGAGATCGTGTCTTCGGTGTTCTTTGACCCGAAAGGCGAGCGGCAGAACATCTGATAGACCGGGTCGCCTGCATCGCAGGCGAGCCCCCTCCCACAGGGAATGCATTCCAAATGTGGGAGGGGGCTTGCCCCCGATGAGGCCAGAACAGTCACCACAGAATTCAAAACAGGTGCTTTATGACAGCAGCCAATGTTTACCAACAACGCCCCACCACCGGCGCCAAGGCCGAGTCGTCGCTGCACCATGCCGACCTCGCCAGCCTGGTCGGCAAGGGCCGCAAGAACGCCGGCGTGACCGTGCGTGAAAAGAAACTGCTCGGCCACCTGACCATCCGTGGCGACGGCCATGACGCCGCCTTCGCCGCTGGCGTACACAAAGCCCTGGGCATCGAGTTGCCTGGCGCCCTGCAGGTCATCGTCAAAGGCGAAACCAGCTTGCAATGGCTCGGCCCGGATGAGTGGCTGCTGGTCGTGCCCAGCGGTGAAGAATTCGCCGCCGAACAAAACCTGCGTGCTGCGCTGGGCGACCTGCATATCCAGGTCGTCAACGTCAGCGGCGGCCAGCAGATCCTCGAACTGAGCGGCCCGAACGTGCGTGATGTGCTGATGAAGTCCACCAGCTACGACGTGCACCCCAATAACTTCCCGGTGGGCAAGGCGGTGGGCACGGTGTTCGCCAAGTCGCAACTGGTGATCCGCCATACCGCTGAAGACACCTGGGAGCTGGTGATCCGTCGCAGCTTCTCGGATTACTGGTGGCTGTGGTTGCAGGACGCCTCGGCTGAATTCGGCCTGAGCGTTCAAGCCTGATATGACCCTGTAGGAGCGAGCTTGCTCGCGAAAAACGTCAACGATAACGCGCGCATCCTGAATGAACGCGGCGCCCTTGGATTTTTCGCCAGCAAGCTCGCTCCTACAGTCAGCAGCATCGCTGTATGAGGAGTTAACTGTAATGAGCCGCGCACCCGATACATGGATTTTGACTGCCGACTGCCCCAGCGTGCTCGGCACGGTGGACGCGGTCACCCGCTACCTGTTCGAGCAGGGCTGTTATGTGACCGAGCACCACTCGTTCGATGACCGCCTCTCGGGCCGATTTTTTATTCGCGTGGAGTTCCGTCAGCCCGACGGTTTCGACGAGCAGGCGTTTCGCGCCGGCCTGGCCACGCGCGGCGAAGCCTTTGGCATGATCTTCGAGCTGACGGCGCCGAACTACCGGCCAAAAGTGGTGATCATGGTCTCCAAGGCCGATCACTGCCTGAACGATCTGCTGTACCGCCAGCGGATCGGCCAACTGTCGATGGACGTGGTCGCGGTGGTGTCCAACCACCCTGATTTGAAACCGTTGGCCGACTGGCACCAGATTCCCTACTACCATTTCCCTCTCGACCCGAACGACAAACCGTCCCAGGAGCGTCAGGTGTGGCAAGTGATCGAAGAGACCGGCGCCGAACTGGTGATCCTTGCGCGCTACATGCAAGTGCTGTCGCCGGAGCTGTGCCGCAAGCTGGATGGCAAGGCGATCAATATCCATCACTCCTTGTTGCCGGGGTTCAAGGGCGCCAAGCCGTATCACCAGGCGTACAACAAGGGGGTGAAATTGGTCGGCGCCACGGCGCATTACATCAACAACGATCTGGACGAAGGGCCGATCATCGCCCAGGGCGTGGAGGTGGTGGATCACAGCCACTATCCCGAGGATTTGATTGCCAAGGGGCGCGATATCGAAGGGCTTACCTTGGCCCGGGCGGTGGGGTATCACATTGAGCGGCGGGTGTTTCTGAACGCCAATAGGACGGTGGTGCTCTGACTGACGCCAATCGGGGGCAAGCCCTCTCCCACATTTGGAATGCGGTCGAATGTGGGAGAGGGCTTGCCCCCGATGAGGCCCTCACAAACAACACAAGAAACAGCATCTGTACCCGAGCACTCAACGCGCTGCCCACCCTACGGGCAACGCAGTTCCATAAAAACAACAGCGAGGTGAAAGCATGTCTGGTAATCGTGGTGTCGTGTATCTCGGCAACGGCAAGGTCGAAGTACAGAAAATCGACTATCCCAAAATGCAGGACCCCCGTGGCAGGAAGATTGAGCACGGCGTCATCCTGCGCGTGGTCTCCACCAACATCTGCGGCTCCGACCAACACATGGTGCGTGGCCGCACGACTGCCCAGACCGGCCTGGTGCTCGGTCACGAGATCACCGGTGAAGTGATCGAGAAGGGCAGTGACGTCGAAAACCTGAAGATCGGCGACCTGGTTTCCGTTCCCTTCAACGTCGCCTGCGGCCGCTGCCGCTCCTGCAAAGAACAACACACCGGTGTGTGCCTCACCGTCAACCCGGCCCGTGCCGGCGGCGCCTATGGCTACGTCGACATGGGCGACTGGACCGGTGGCCAGGCTGAATACGTACTGGTGCCCTACGCCGACTTCAACCTGCTGAAACTGCCGGACCGCGACAAGGCCATGGAGAAAATCCGCGACCTGACCTGCCTCTCCGACATCCTGCCCACCGGCTACCACGGCGCCGTCACCGCCGGCGTGGGGCCAGGCAGCACGGTGTACATCGCCGGTGCCGGTCCTGTCGGCCTGGCTGCCGCCGCCTCCGCGCGCCTGCTGGGCGCGGCGGTGGTGATTATCGGCGACGTCAACTCTATCCGCCTGGCCCACGCCAAGGCGCAAGGGTTTGAAGTGGTCGACCTGTCCACCGACACCCCGCTGCACGAACAGATCGCCGCCCTGCTGGGTGAGCCTGAAGTGGACTGTGCCGTTGACTGCGTGGGCTTCGAAGCCCGCGGCCACGGGCACGACGGCGTCAAGCACGAAGCCCCTGCCACGGTGCTCAACTCACTGATGGGCGTGGTGCGCGTGGCGGGCAAGATCGGCATTCCCGGTCTGTATGTCACCGAAGACCCAGGTGCTGTCGACGCTGCCGCAAAAATGGGCAGCCTGAGCATCCGCTTCGGTTTGGGCTGGGCCAAATCCCACAGC
This genomic window contains:
- the purU gene encoding formyltetrahydrofolate deformylase, which encodes MSRAPDTWILTADCPSVLGTVDAVTRYLFEQGCYVTEHHSFDDRLSGRFFIRVEFRQPDGFDEQAFRAGLATRGEAFGMIFELTAPNYRPKVVIMVSKADHCLNDLLYRQRIGQLSMDVVAVVSNHPDLKPLADWHQIPYYHFPLDPNDKPSQERQVWQVIEETGAELVILARYMQVLSPELCRKLDGKAINIHHSLLPGFKGAKPYHQAYNKGVKLVGATAHYINNDLDEGPIIAQGVEVVDHSHYPEDLIAKGRDIEGLTLARAVGYHIERRVFLNANRTVVL
- the fdhA gene encoding formaldehyde dehydrogenase, glutathione-independent — its product is MSGNRGVVYLGNGKVEVQKIDYPKMQDPRGRKIEHGVILRVVSTNICGSDQHMVRGRTTAQTGLVLGHEITGEVIEKGSDVENLKIGDLVSVPFNVACGRCRSCKEQHTGVCLTVNPARAGGAYGYVDMGDWTGGQAEYVLVPYADFNLLKLPDRDKAMEKIRDLTCLSDILPTGYHGAVTAGVGPGSTVYIAGAGPVGLAAAASARLLGAAVVIIGDVNSIRLAHAKAQGFEVVDLSTDTPLHEQIAALLGEPEVDCAVDCVGFEARGHGHDGVKHEAPATVLNSLMGVVRVAGKIGIPGLYVTEDPGAVDAAAKMGSLSIRFGLGWAKSHSFHTGQTPVMKYNRQLMQAIMWDRIHIADIVGVEVISLDDAPRGYGEFDAGVPKKFVIDPHKLFSAA